The sequence CTCTTCTTTATCAGGAAATTTAATTGTAAAAGATAAAAATGAAGGATCATGGAGAATGACCGCCTTCATAGAAGACACTCAGACCTTTTTCAAAATCCCTGATCCGGAAACGGCTTATACATCTGCAAAAGCAATAGGCTGCTTTCTGAGCACAATCAATGCTGGAGATATTCCAGACATTCAAACTCCACTTCCTGATTTTGTTAATTTTGAAAAAAGAATTTTGGATTATAAAGCAGCATTACAAACTTCAGACCAGAAATTGAAGGCTAATGCTGCTGCAGAAATTGAATTTACCAATCAACTTTTATCACTTCCCCAGCAGTGGATTGCTATGGTAAATAATCTTAGCCTCCCCCAAAGGATTATTCATGGAGATCCGAATGTCAGAAATATTCTTTTCAAAGAATCTAAACCTCATGCTATCATTGACCTGGATACGATCATGATCTCTACCCTATTATATGATTTCGGGGATATTGCCAGATCCTATACCAATAATACTGTTGAAGATGACAGAATGGCTACAGAGAATTTCAATGCTGAAATTTATCAGGCTGTAAAAGAAGGTTTTTTATCTGAATTAAAAGAAACATTAGTTGCCCAAGAGCGCGAAAATCTTGATTATGCAGCTCAGGTGGTCATCTACATTCAGGCAGTACGATTTCTAACGGATTATCTGAATGGAAGTACTTATTATTCTATACAACATCCTGAACATAATCTGGATAGGACGAAGAATCAATTGGAATTATTGAAAGGATTGAGAGAATACTTAGGATATGAATGATTTTTATGTTCTTTACTAAAAATGAGATACAAAATTTAGATTCTTACGGAATGACAAACAAAACGAGTAGACTATTCCTACACTTTATCATTCCGTAGAAATTCATACTTTTATATAGGCTTTTTCTGTCTCCATCATCAAAAACTTAAAACTCATCATACACTCTAATATGCTAAACCCTCAAAACTCAATCACCCCAGAAACTCCAATATTTTCTTCCATTCTTTAAACTTTTTTTCAAAAGAAATGGTATGAAGCGGGCTAGTGGATGGCATTAGAAAAATGGGAAGCTTATAGCTTTTTCCTAAAAGCTTTTGCAGACTCTTATACGATTTCCCTCCGTTACAGAAAATTGCTTTCACATTAGGGTGTCCTTCCAACAGTTTCCCAATCTGATTAGCTTCTTCATTTTTAATCTCAGAATCAAGACTTCCTTTTCTTTCGCAGGAATCAATGACATCCCAAAGAGCAATGTGATGTTCCTTTAAGATCTCAATTCTTTTGGGATAATCTTCGGTAAATTCTTCATTCAACAATTCCAGGATGATCTTCCAGAATTTGTTTTGTGGATGGGCGTAATATTGCTGCATTTCCAATGATTTTATTCCGGGAATAGAACCCAGAATTAAAATTTCAGACTGTTCATCTATGAGAGGGGGAAATGATGAAATACGGTTTTGCATAATCAAATATATAACTATTTTATTTTCTTTGGGTGAGGGAGATTTAAATCATTAATTTTTAGGTTTCGGCTAAAGCCATTGGAATTTATTGATGATAAGCAGAGTGGGCTAAAGCCCGATCCTATTGATTTTTTGATCTTTCTCTACCCTATTAATTAAGAAACTATTACCTCCTAAAATCATTGGACTTTTCACCATAAAAAAAGCGGGCTAAAGCCCGCTTCTATTGATATATATTATAATGTTTCTTTTAACCAGTCAAAGAATTCTCTTTGCCATACCAATCCGTTTTGTGGATGAAGTACCCAGTGATTTTCATTCGGGAAATACAACAGTTTAGATTTTAATCCTCTTAGTTTTGCTGCCTGGAAAGCTTCTTGTCCCTGCTCGTAAGGTACACGGAAATCAATTCCTCCCTGAACGATCATAATTGGCTTGTTCCATTTTTCTACAAAATTGCTTGGGTTAAACTCTGTATAAGCTTTTGGCTGTGGTTTTTCCCATGGTGAACCAATATCCCAATTCGCAAACCAAAGTTCTTCAGTAGTCAGATACCATGATTTCATATCGAATAATCCATCATGAGCAATGAATGTTTTGAATCTGTTTTCGTGAATTCCAGCTAGCATAAATACACTATATCCTCCGTAACTTGCTCCAACAGCTGCTACTCTGTCACCATCTACATACGGTAATGTTTTTGCATAATCTGTAGCTGCAAGGTAATCTCTCATTGGTTGTCCACCCCAATCTCTTGAGATGTCTTCATTCCATTTTGTTCCCCAGCCCGGCATACCTCTTCTGTTTGGGGCTACTACGATATAATCGTTTGCTGTCATTAGGGCAAAATTCCATCTTACGCTGAAATATTGTGTTAATGCAGACTGTGGCCCTCCCTGGCAATATACTAATGTTGGGTATTTTTTATTAGGATCAAAATTCGGCGGATAATGGAACCATACGCCCATTTCTTTACCATCCGAAGTTTTTACCATTTTAAGCTCAGATTTCCCTTGTGCTAACTTCGCATAAGTATCTTTATTTGCTTCAGTAACCTGCTTCATTTCTCCGTTTTTAAGGTTTACAGAGAATAATTCTGTAGCATGGTTTACATCTGTTCTTCCTACTATGACCGAAGTTTTATTATCTGTAAAAATTTCATTCACATCAAAATCTCCTTTGGTGATCTGCTGTACTTTTGCAGACTTTGAATCTAAAGAGAACAATTGTTTTGTTCCTCTGTAAGCTGCTGTGAAATAGATTGTCTTTGAATCTGCACCCCAAAGTACATCTCCTGAAACGCTGTCATCCCAGCCTGCTGTAAGATTTGTAATCTTTCCTGTTTTCCAGTCCAGAATTTTTACATCATTTTTATCAGCCTCATAACCATCTCTGGCCATACTCTGCCAGATTAAAGATTTTCCATCCGGGCTAAATTTTGGATTGACATCATACCCTTTGTTTGCCTCAGTCAGGTTTTTAGTAGTTCCTGTAGCCAGATCATAAGCAAAGATATCGGTATTGGTACTGGTTGCGTATTCTTTACCACTTTTTGGTTTGGTAACATATAAAAGCTGTGCAGAATCCGGGCTCCACACAAAATCTTCAGCACCACCAAAAGGTCTTTGAGGGGAATCCCATGTTTTTCCTTCCAATAAATCTTTAGCTGCTTCTACTTTATCTGAGGTGTTTACTACAAATACGTGGTTATATTTTCCTTCATTGAAGTAATCCCAGTGTCTGTGGTTAAGGTCTGTATATACCTGAGCGGTAGTTTTAGGAGTATCATTGTACTTGTCTTTCCCCATTAATTTCTCTACCAATACCTGTTTACTGAAAGCAATTCTTTTCCCATCCGGAGAAATAACAATATTGTCAGCCTCACCAATCGTATAGAATTCTGTCCATGTTTTTCCGGCATCTTTTGAAAGATAGATTTTATCTCCTTCCTGAGCGTAAATCCCATTTCTATCCCACTGGATCAATGCTTTTTTACCGAAATCGATTTTGGAAGCCTGGTGATTAAGAACATTCAGAAAATAGTTCTCATTTTTTGTTTTTTCAGTTTTCAGATCTACCTGTCCTACTTTATAAATAAGGGATGCCTGATCCGGAGAAACAGCCTGTACTCCTACTTTTTTCAAAGTCCAAAGAATTTCAGGTGTCATTAATTGTTGTGCATTCATTAAGAGCGGAGCTGCCAGAGCCAGCAGGCTGTACTTAAGTTTCATATGTTCATTCATTTTTAGCGGATCAGTAAAACCACACTGATTTCATCAAATCCTTTCATTAAATTCAAAGATTGCCAAAGTTAGTATTTAAAATAAAAATTACCGAAAGAATTAACAATAAAATTGATGGTCTGAAACAAATATTGAAAAATAAAGATGACCAATGAATAAAACAAAAGGGTGAATACTGAAATTTACTTCATCTATTCCTATTTACCCCTTTACTTTCAGGCAAAAAAAAAAGTCCGTT is a genomic window of Chryseobacterium nakagawai containing:
- a CDS encoding phosphotransferase enzyme family protein, with the translated sequence MEINNIVTQFINTVNYTLSPINDGLINTTYLLEDLDQQKRFILQKINQAVFKQPEVIINNHIIINKLLEKGNYPLQYVIPISSLSGNLIVKDKNEGSWRMTAFIEDTQTFFKIPDPETAYTSAKAIGCFLSTINAGDIPDIQTPLPDFVNFEKRILDYKAALQTSDQKLKANAAAEIEFTNQLLSLPQQWIAMVNNLSLPQRIIHGDPNVRNILFKESKPHAIIDLDTIMISTLLYDFGDIARSYTNNTVEDDRMATENFNAEIYQAVKEGFLSELKETLVAQERENLDYAAQVVIYIQAVRFLTDYLNGSTYYSIQHPEHNLDRTKNQLELLKGLREYLGYE
- a CDS encoding DNA-deoxyinosine glycosylase: MQNRISSFPPLIDEQSEILILGSIPGIKSLEMQQYYAHPQNKFWKIILELLNEEFTEDYPKRIEILKEHHIALWDVIDSCERKGSLDSEIKNEEANQIGKLLEGHPNVKAIFCNGGKSYKSLQKLLGKSYKLPIFLMPSTSPLHTISFEKKFKEWKKILEFLG
- a CDS encoding S9 family peptidase, giving the protein MKLKYSLLALAAPLLMNAQQLMTPEILWTLKKVGVQAVSPDQASLIYKVGQVDLKTEKTKNENYFLNVLNHQASKIDFGKKALIQWDRNGIYAQEGDKIYLSKDAGKTWTEFYTIGEADNIVISPDGKRIAFSKQVLVEKLMGKDKYNDTPKTTAQVYTDLNHRHWDYFNEGKYNHVFVVNTSDKVEAAKDLLEGKTWDSPQRPFGGAEDFVWSPDSAQLLYVTKPKSGKEYATSTNTDIFAYDLATGTTKNLTEANKGYDVNPKFSPDGKSLIWQSMARDGYEADKNDVKILDWKTGKITNLTAGWDDSVSGDVLWGADSKTIYFTAAYRGTKQLFSLDSKSAKVQQITKGDFDVNEIFTDNKTSVIVGRTDVNHATELFSVNLKNGEMKQVTEANKDTYAKLAQGKSELKMVKTSDGKEMGVWFHYPPNFDPNKKYPTLVYCQGGPQSALTQYFSVRWNFALMTANDYIVVAPNRRGMPGWGTKWNEDISRDWGGQPMRDYLAATDYAKTLPYVDGDRVAAVGASYGGYSVFMLAGIHENRFKTFIAHDGLFDMKSWYLTTEELWFANWDIGSPWEKPQPKAYTEFNPSNFVEKWNKPIMIVQGGIDFRVPYEQGQEAFQAAKLRGLKSKLLYFPNENHWVLHPQNGLVWQREFFDWLKETL